The following coding sequences lie in one Verrucomicrobiales bacterium genomic window:
- a CDS encoding TetR/AcrR family transcriptional regulator, whose amino-acid sequence MPRLKANISGKRLKELAEAALDVFCRQGYERSQVADVSKAMGVAAGTIYLYVEGKEALFDLVIRHTAAEDPEWLEDLEIPVPTPAPGSTLEFLKEVLGRKGQWPVLEKALRSPSAAHIRTELDQVLREQYRLMTRHRAGLVLLMRSALEFPGLADVFIFGLRKRLLEGLGKYLTSRISAGQLRGVADVTATVAVLTQTIAWANLQRPFDPGLAGFSEQAIEDATVDLIVSGLLTSPFPT is encoded by the coding sequence GTGCCACGTTTAAAGGCCAACATTTCGGGCAAGCGATTGAAGGAACTGGCGGAAGCCGCGTTGGACGTCTTTTGTCGGCAGGGCTACGAGCGGTCCCAGGTCGCGGACGTCTCCAAAGCGATGGGTGTGGCCGCTGGCACGATCTACCTCTATGTCGAGGGCAAGGAAGCGCTCTTTGATCTCGTGATCCGTCACACCGCCGCTGAGGACCCAGAATGGCTGGAGGACCTGGAGATCCCAGTACCTACACCCGCACCCGGTTCCACTCTGGAGTTCCTGAAAGAGGTTCTCGGCCGCAAGGGGCAATGGCCTGTTCTGGAAAAGGCGTTACGATCTCCCTCTGCCGCACACATCCGAACAGAACTCGATCAGGTGCTGCGCGAGCAGTATCGCCTAATGACTCGGCATCGTGCCGGACTCGTCCTGCTCATGCGATCGGCACTCGAGTTCCCCGGCCTCGCGGATGTGTTCATTTTTGGACTTCGGAAACGTCTGCTCGAAGGGCTAGGCAAGTATCTCACCTCCCGAATCAGCGCCGGACAACTACGAGGCGTCGCGGACGTGACTGCCACTGTGGCAGTCCTCACTCAAACGATCGCCTGGGCGAATCTCCAAAGACCCTTTGACCCGGGTCTCGCTGGGTTCTCGGAGCAGGCCATCGAAGACGCCACGGTGGATCTCATCGTCAGCGGACTACTCACTTCCCCATTCCCCACATGA